From the Panulirus ornatus isolate Po-2019 chromosome 46, ASM3632096v1, whole genome shotgun sequence genome, one window contains:
- the RabGGTb gene encoding geranylgeranyl transferase type-2 subunit beta, with amino-acid sequence MASHPKDVAITDEYPKTLLHQKHADYIVGYSKKKEDYEFTMTEHFRMSGMYWGITAVDLLSHLDRMDRSLIIEFVRKCQDPVSGGFSPSLGHDAHLLYTLSAVQILVILNGMDEVDVEKIVRFVVGLQNDDGSFSGDQWGEVDTRFSFCAVACLALIKRLDAINTDKAVEFVMRCQNVDGGFGTRPGSESHAGQIYCCVGLLSITGQLHRVNGDLLGWWLCERQLPSGGLNGRPEKLPDVCYSWWVLASLTMLGRLHWINASKMRLFILATQDPETGGFTDRPGDMVDPYHTLFGLAGLSLLGETGLKQINPVFCMPQYVLDRISVSVQIMSS; translated from the exons ATG GCAAGTCACCCCAAAGATGTGGCGATAACTGATGAATACCCCAAGACTCTTCTGCACCAGAAGCATGCTGACTATATTGTTGGCTACAGTAAAAAGAAGGAGGATTAT GAGTTCACCATGACCGAACACTTCCGCATGTCTGGCATGTACTGGGGCATTACTGCAGTGGATCTCCTCTCTCACTTGGACAGAATGGATCGTTCGCTAATAATTGAATTTGTCCGTAAATGTCAGGATCCAGTTTCTGGTGGTTTTTCTCCCAGCCTTGGCCATGATGCTCATCTCCTGTATACACTTAGTGCTGTGCAG ATTTTAGTGATACTGAATGGAATGGATGAAGTGGATGTTGAAAAGATTGTAAGGTTTGTAGTCGGTCTTCAAAATGATGATGGATCATTCTCTGGCGACCAGTGGGGAGAAGTGGATACAAGATTTTCCTTCTGTGCTGTTGCATGTTTGGCTTTAATT AAAAGACTGGATGCTATTAATACAGACAAGGCAGTTGAGTTTGTAATGAGGTGTCAGAATGTAGATGGCGGGTTTGGAACAAGACCTGGATCTGAGAGTCATGCTGGCCAGATTTATTGTTGTGTAGGGCTCCTCTCTATTACAG GTCAGTTGCATAGAGTGAATGGTGATCTCCTTGGCTGGTGGCTTTGTGAACGTCAGTTACCATCTGGTGGATTGAATGGAAGACCAGAGAAACTACCAGATGTCTGCTACTCATGGTGGGTGCTGGCCTCTCTCACAATGCTAGGCAGACTTCATTGGATTAATGCCAGTAAAATGCGTCTGTTTATATTGGCAACTCAG GATCCTGAAACTGGTGGGTTTACAGATCGTCCTGGAGATATGGTGGATCCATATCATACACTCTTCGGACTAGCAGGCCTCTCACTTCTCGGAGAAACTGGACTCAAACAGATTAACCCTGTGTTTTGTATGCCCCAATATGTACTAGATCGCATTTCTGTCTCGGTTCAGATAATGTCATCATGA